Proteins encoded in a region of the Stieleria neptunia genome:
- a CDS encoding DUF1501 domain-containing protein: MRRNQDCNGIDHVIARRDFLWGSAAGAIGLGALTSPLNAAHLQQQQKRVLQIYLQGGVSQLESWDPKPGTQFGGPFQAIPTSVPGIHISELLPHTASRMHLLSLVRSINSKIGDHRQGMLFMEKGRRAGDYPYFGSVVSKYLAPTDAELPGYIHISKRGIVDSTAAFLGARHAQLKLLGDQAPANLASPKSIDEPADDARQRLRVQFDRRFSKQRSRALTDVYNSSFEQAEKLMKRKAMFEGDVGEQDLDRYGRHDFGRHCILARDLLENGATCVKVTHHGYDTHAENFNFHLEQLGEFDKTFSMLLDDIHDRGMLDSTLVIVYSEMGRTPKINTKYGRDHWGTAWSVAMGGCGIQPAAVIGKTNDEGTEVVEREVDGGHLFHTYLSALGLDSTMDHDISGKSIPIGDPAAAPIEELLA, encoded by the coding sequence ATGCGACGAAATCAAGATTGCAACGGCATCGATCACGTGATCGCTCGGCGAGACTTTTTGTGGGGCTCCGCCGCCGGTGCGATCGGATTGGGGGCCCTCACCAGCCCGTTGAACGCCGCCCACCTGCAGCAGCAACAAAAGCGGGTGTTGCAGATCTATCTGCAAGGCGGGGTGAGTCAGTTGGAATCCTGGGACCCCAAGCCGGGCACGCAGTTTGGTGGCCCGTTCCAGGCGATTCCGACGTCGGTTCCCGGGATCCACATCTCCGAATTGTTACCGCACACGGCCAGTCGGATGCATTTGCTTTCGCTGGTCCGGAGCATCAATTCGAAGATCGGTGATCACCGCCAAGGCATGCTGTTTATGGAAAAGGGACGGCGAGCCGGTGATTACCCCTACTTCGGTTCGGTTGTCTCAAAATATCTGGCTCCCACCGATGCCGAACTGCCCGGCTACATTCACATCAGCAAACGCGGCATCGTTGATTCGACGGCTGCGTTCTTGGGGGCACGGCACGCCCAACTGAAACTGTTAGGCGATCAGGCGCCGGCAAACCTCGCCTCGCCCAAATCGATCGACGAACCTGCCGACGACGCTCGCCAACGGCTGCGTGTGCAATTTGATCGTCGGTTCTCAAAGCAACGTTCACGTGCGCTGACGGATGTCTACAACAGTTCGTTCGAACAGGCTGAGAAACTGATGAAACGCAAGGCGATGTTTGAGGGCGACGTTGGCGAGCAAGACCTGGACCGCTACGGCCGCCACGATTTCGGCCGCCATTGCATCCTTGCGCGGGACTTACTGGAGAACGGGGCGACGTGCGTCAAGGTCACGCATCATGGCTACGATACACACGCCGAGAATTTTAATTTTCACCTGGAGCAACTCGGCGAATTCGACAAAACGTTTTCGATGTTGCTCGACGACATCCATGATCGCGGAATGCTGGACAGCACATTGGTGATTGTCTATTCCGAGATGGGACGCACGCCGAAAATCAACACGAAATACGGTCGTGATCACTGGGGGACGGCGTGGTCCGTTGCGATGGGCGGGTGCGGCATCCAGCCCGCCGCGGTGATTGGCAAGACCAACGACGAGGGGACTGAAGTCGTCGAGCGCGAAGTCGATGGCGGACATCTGTTTCATACGTACCTGTCCGCGCTCGGGCTTGATTCCACGATGGACCATGACATTTCCGGAAAATCGATTCCGATCGGCGACCCCGCCGCTGCGCCGATTGAGGAGCTGTTGGCATGA
- a CDS encoding c-type cytochrome, producing MNRFSATILCLLTLAITIGSSVWSQDAGSKATVVPEGTADEGLIEPTADDPQGPLGETVRLGETLVTETSSHPMTQPLVGNALNCTSCHLDAGRHPKAASFVGVAAAYPAYSPRESAVITLEERIAHCFLRSQNGSRPAPGGKVSVAIAAYITWLSRHTPIDMNPIAPLGPNRLELLDADAIKPDVARGEALYGDRCADCHLADGSGSGEGPPLWGEQSFNDGAGLSKVLKMASWLKVAMPPDDADLTEQQAFDIAAFVNSHPRPEFRPERNDPQ from the coding sequence ATGAATCGTTTTTCAGCAACAATCCTCTGTCTGCTCACGCTCGCGATCACGATCGGCTCAAGCGTATGGAGTCAGGATGCAGGCTCGAAAGCAACCGTCGTTCCCGAGGGGACAGCAGACGAAGGCTTGATTGAGCCAACGGCGGACGATCCGCAAGGGCCCTTGGGCGAGACGGTTCGCTTGGGCGAAACGCTCGTTACGGAAACAAGTTCGCATCCGATGACGCAGCCACTGGTCGGCAACGCCTTGAACTGCACGTCCTGCCACTTGGACGCCGGACGGCATCCCAAAGCCGCTTCCTTTGTCGGGGTGGCGGCGGCGTATCCAGCCTATTCGCCACGCGAATCGGCGGTCATCACACTGGAAGAACGGATCGCCCACTGTTTCTTGCGCAGTCAAAATGGCTCGCGTCCTGCCCCTGGCGGGAAGGTCTCGGTCGCCATCGCAGCTTACATCACCTGGTTGTCGCGACACACGCCGATCGACATGAACCCGATCGCACCGCTCGGACCGAATCGCCTGGAATTGCTCGACGCCGACGCGATCAAGCCAGACGTTGCACGGGGCGAAGCACTCTATGGCGACCGTTGTGCGGATTGCCATCTCGCCGACGGTAGTGGGTCGGGTGAGGGGCCGCCGCTGTGGGGTGAACAGTCATTCAATGACGGGGCCGGTCTTTCCAAGGTGCTCAAAATGGCGTCGTGGTTGAAAGTCGCGATGCCGCCCGATGACGCCGACCTGACCGAGCAACAAGCCTTCGACATCGCGGCCTTCGTCAATTCACACCCACGCCCCGAGTTTCGGCCGGAACGCAACGATCCCCAATAA
- a CDS encoding DUF1549 domain-containing protein produces the protein MRSRFVFAAALSVCLAGPAVSQSDSTEPSETISFERDVRPILKKHCLHCHGEGDEIEGGLDLRLRKFILVGGESGPAIVAGDPDESPLIERTVAQDMPPGDVKLTSSEQEVLDRWVESGAKTLRPEPESIPDGVYVPAEEREFWSFLPIQNPAIPEVSAEDRVRTPIDAFLLRRLEEQQLSFSPDADRRTFIRRATYDLIGLPPTPQQVQDFIADPSPDAVEHLIDRLLESPQYGERWGRHWLDVVGYADSEGYTIDDPIRPHAYHYRDYVIRAMNDDMPFDRFIREQLAGDEMIGFPKKNLTADETEKLIATGFLRMVPDGTGKVSGEELPLAENQVIADTLHVVGSSLLGLTLNCAQCHNHRYDPIPQAEYFQIRAIFEPAYDWKNWRKPSARLVSLYTDDDRKVAAEIEAQAKRIDAEYKQRAEELIAETLEDQLVQHVPEALRDALRVAYQTPVAKRTKEQQDHLKRYPKILKISAGALYLYDRELRSKLAGLKKDQAEKTTAAIAEAQKRALQSLADDVAKQVAAAIAVPREKRTEQQQDLLAEHAGLEVTAGNLATFDPQAAAEVAQRQSVIDRTKERAPQLAAITKRAKALRATKPKENFVQALTEVPGKVPETFVFARGDYHNPTDKVAPAALSVVTANNPVEIPTNDEALPTTGRRLAYANSLTSGRHPLLARVLVNRFWMHHFGTGIVATPSDFGRLGEPPSHPELLDWLATRFMDSGWSLKTFHRLVMTSTAYRQALRVIPPDRTDGDNRLLGDNRLLSGMSLRRLEAETIRDSMLAISGKLNSKSFGPPVPVMADRVGQFVLGIENLNAGRPGALIDMKGEDLRRSVYAQVRRSRPLSLLDSFDAPRMDPNCDVRRTSTVAPQSLLLMNNEFVHDRSRDFARRLVAQAGADRSEQVKLAWELAFCQSPSDQQIDSALGFIERETAVLANSPQAASLAKQDKTQTPAMLALSSFCQTLFSSNRFLYVD, from the coding sequence ATGCGATCCCGCTTTGTTTTCGCTGCCGCGTTGTCGGTCTGTCTCGCTGGGCCTGCGGTCAGCCAATCCGACTCCACTGAGCCTTCTGAAACGATTTCGTTTGAACGCGATGTCCGCCCGATCCTGAAGAAACATTGTCTGCATTGCCATGGCGAAGGAGACGAAATCGAAGGCGGTCTGGATCTTCGCTTACGCAAATTCATCCTGGTCGGCGGCGAGAGTGGACCGGCAATCGTCGCCGGCGATCCGGATGAGAGTCCCTTGATCGAACGGACCGTTGCTCAAGACATGCCGCCGGGGGACGTCAAGCTGACGTCCTCCGAACAGGAGGTGCTTGATCGCTGGGTCGAGTCCGGAGCGAAGACACTGCGTCCGGAGCCGGAGTCCATTCCCGATGGAGTGTACGTACCGGCGGAGGAACGCGAGTTTTGGTCGTTCTTACCGATTCAAAATCCTGCGATCCCGGAGGTCTCCGCGGAGGATCGTGTCCGCACTCCGATCGACGCCTTCCTGTTGAGACGCCTCGAAGAACAGCAGCTCAGCTTTTCTCCAGACGCTGACCGGCGGACCTTCATTCGGCGAGCCACGTATGATCTGATCGGATTGCCTCCCACCCCACAACAAGTCCAAGACTTCATCGCCGACCCGTCCCCGGATGCCGTGGAGCACTTGATCGACCGATTGCTTGAATCACCACAGTACGGTGAACGCTGGGGGCGGCACTGGTTGGACGTCGTCGGCTATGCCGATTCCGAAGGCTACACGATCGACGATCCCATTCGCCCGCACGCGTATCACTACCGTGATTACGTCATCAGGGCGATGAATGACGACATGCCATTTGATCGTTTTATCCGCGAACAGTTGGCCGGCGACGAAATGATCGGCTTTCCCAAAAAGAATCTGACGGCCGACGAAACGGAGAAACTGATCGCCACCGGTTTCCTACGCATGGTTCCCGATGGGACGGGAAAAGTCAGCGGCGAAGAATTGCCACTGGCTGAAAACCAAGTCATCGCCGACACGCTGCATGTGGTGGGCAGCTCCCTGCTGGGGCTGACGCTGAATTGTGCGCAGTGCCACAATCATCGCTACGATCCGATTCCCCAGGCGGAATATTTTCAGATCCGAGCGATCTTTGAACCCGCTTATGACTGGAAGAACTGGCGTAAGCCGTCGGCCCGATTGGTGTCGCTGTACACCGACGACGATCGCAAGGTGGCCGCCGAAATCGAAGCTCAAGCCAAACGGATTGATGCGGAATACAAGCAACGCGCCGAAGAGCTGATCGCCGAAACGTTGGAGGATCAACTCGTCCAGCATGTTCCCGAAGCGTTGCGTGATGCACTACGGGTCGCTTACCAAACCCCGGTAGCCAAGCGCACCAAGGAGCAACAAGACCATCTAAAAAGGTATCCCAAAATCCTGAAGATCTCGGCCGGTGCGCTGTATCTGTATGACCGCGAACTTCGTAGCAAGCTGGCGGGGTTGAAGAAAGATCAGGCGGAAAAGACAACCGCCGCAATCGCGGAAGCGCAAAAACGCGCACTCCAGTCGCTCGCCGACGACGTCGCAAAGCAAGTGGCGGCGGCGATTGCGGTCCCTCGCGAAAAACGAACCGAGCAGCAACAAGACCTACTGGCCGAACACGCCGGGCTGGAAGTCACTGCCGGCAACCTTGCAACGTTCGACCCACAGGCCGCTGCCGAAGTGGCGCAGCGGCAATCGGTCATCGACCGGACGAAGGAACGGGCGCCACAGTTGGCCGCGATCACCAAACGCGCCAAAGCACTCCGCGCGACAAAGCCGAAAGAGAACTTCGTGCAGGCGTTGACGGAAGTCCCCGGAAAGGTCCCCGAGACGTTTGTCTTTGCGCGTGGTGATTACCACAATCCGACGGACAAGGTGGCCCCAGCCGCTCTCTCGGTGGTGACCGCAAACAATCCCGTTGAAATTCCCACCAATGACGAAGCTCTGCCCACGACGGGACGCCGTTTGGCCTACGCCAACTCTCTCACCAGCGGTCGGCACCCATTACTCGCGCGGGTCTTGGTGAATCGATTTTGGATGCATCATTTTGGTACCGGGATCGTGGCGACCCCCAGCGACTTTGGCAGGCTGGGTGAACCGCCCTCCCATCCAGAACTGCTGGACTGGTTGGCGACGCGATTCATGGACAGTGGGTGGAGCCTGAAGACGTTTCACCGCCTGGTGATGACCTCGACCGCGTACCGCCAAGCGCTGAGGGTGATTCCGCCCGATCGCACCGACGGCGACAATCGGCTGCTCGGCGACAATCGGCTGCTCAGCGGGATGTCGTTGCGTCGTTTGGAGGCGGAAACGATTCGTGACAGCATGCTGGCCATTAGCGGCAAATTGAACTCCAAATCGTTTGGGCCCCCCGTTCCCGTGATGGCGGACAGGGTCGGGCAGTTCGTCCTTGGGATTGAAAATCTGAATGCCGGTCGCCCGGGAGCGTTGATCGACATGAAGGGGGAAGACTTGCGCCGCTCGGTTTACGCCCAGGTGCGACGCAGCCGCCCGCTCAGTTTGCTCGATAGCTTTGACGCACCGCGGATGGACCCTAATTGTGACGTCCGCCGGACCTCGACCGTCGCTCCGCAATCGTTGCTGTTGATGAACAACGAATTTGTGCACGATCGTTCCCGCGATTTCGCCCGCCGACTTGTCGCGCAAGCGGGGGCGGACCGATCCGAACAGGTCAAACTTGCCTGGGAACTCGCTTTTTGCCAATCGCCCAGCGACCAACAGATCGACTCGGCACTGGGCTTCATCGAGCGTGAGACGGCGGTGCTTGCGAATTCTCCCCAGGCGGCCAGTCTCGCCAAGCAGGACAAGACGCAAACGCCCGCGATGTTGGCGCTGTCCAGTTTTTGTCAGACGCTCTTCAGTTCAAACCGTTTCTTGTACGTTGATTGA
- a CDS encoding WD40 repeat domain-containing protein: MNSDATIDPVQTHLVRELKHSRPLTTLRVDPASRYVAAGAQDLDIQLWDLEDGRLRTLSGHQSWVRSIDFSGDSKQLYTACWGGVVNIWDLTQDAPPIIRSIPAHQGAARWVRASPDGTRLATCGNDLLVKLWNIETGEQELELKGHERHVYGVDFHPDGEHLVSQDLMGVILIWDLKTGEQRRRIDAGMMTGYDKKFAADMGGARDMQFNACGSRWASAGITKVVNSFAGIQDPIIVVFDWETGTATRQLRAAENFKGVAWAVRFHPQGFLVGGGADKSGKGELWFFNDGSDEAFHTFKMKSAARGVDLVGEDRLAVAHADGHVRLYQMTGDATEPDA, encoded by the coding sequence ATGAACTCCGACGCAACCATTGATCCGGTTCAAACGCACCTCGTCCGTGAACTCAAGCATTCCCGGCCACTCACCACGCTCCGCGTCGACCCTGCGTCTCGCTATGTCGCCGCAGGCGCTCAAGACCTGGACATTCAACTCTGGGATCTTGAGGACGGCAGACTCAGAACACTGAGCGGGCATCAAAGTTGGGTTCGATCCATCGATTTTTCCGGCGACTCGAAACAGCTCTACACAGCTTGCTGGGGCGGAGTCGTCAACATCTGGGACCTCACCCAGGACGCCCCTCCGATCATCCGCAGCATCCCCGCTCATCAGGGCGCCGCCCGCTGGGTGCGGGCCAGCCCCGACGGGACGCGTCTGGCGACCTGCGGCAATGACTTGCTCGTCAAACTGTGGAACATCGAAACCGGTGAGCAAGAACTGGAGCTGAAGGGGCACGAGCGACACGTCTACGGTGTCGACTTTCACCCCGACGGCGAACACTTGGTTTCTCAAGATCTGATGGGCGTGATCTTGATTTGGGATCTTAAAACGGGTGAGCAGCGACGCAGAATCGATGCCGGCATGATGACCGGCTACGACAAAAAATTTGCGGCAGACATGGGCGGCGCACGAGACATGCAATTCAATGCCTGCGGAAGCCGATGGGCCAGCGCGGGGATCACCAAGGTGGTGAACTCGTTCGCCGGAATTCAAGATCCGATCATCGTGGTCTTTGACTGGGAAACCGGTACAGCGACGCGGCAGCTTCGAGCGGCCGAGAATTTTAAAGGAGTCGCGTGGGCGGTCCGCTTTCATCCCCAAGGCTTCCTGGTCGGCGGAGGTGCGGACAAATCAGGCAAAGGCGAACTTTGGTTTTTCAACGACGGCAGTGACGAAGCATTTCACACCTTCAAAATGAAAAGCGCAGCGCGCGGAGTGGATCTTGTCGGCGAGGACCGATTGGCCGTCGCCCATGCTGACGGCCACGTCCGGCTATACCAGATGACCGGCGACGCCACCGAGCCGGACGCTTGA
- a CDS encoding DUF1501 domain-containing protein, with product MKSQQPTRRSGNFASTTASSRRHFNATGAMSLMGFALNALLQNERVSAAAPADDPFARPEMEPKSYDLKPKSPHFEPRAKAMISLWMQGGPSHLDLFDPKPELQKMDGKDFEGDIKYDNAAEASSKLMASPWKFHKHGGCGMEISELLPGLGEVVDDITLIRSMHTGVNNHGQSIQAMQNGRIVTGRPTVGSWLTYGLGCETENLPAYVALIDPGQLPVMGVENWTNGFLPSIYQGTVIRPQAPRILNLDPPQYLKGAAQTEALHYLEELNREHLARRAGYHDLEARIASYELAANMQLAAKEAVDFSTETQATLNMYGLENPETKEFGARCLIARRLIERGVRFAQIFTENQRWDHHGSIVSKLPTACKKVDVPSAALVKDLKQRGMLDSTIVHWGGEMGRLPVIENNSGPSRVGRDHNTYGFSMWVAGGGFRRGHVYGATDELGHKAVEDVVNHFDYHATLLHLFGLDAERFHYDSNNRSLSLLDNQGGRVITGLLA from the coding sequence ATGAAATCTCAGCAGCCGACCCGGCGTTCGGGAAATTTCGCCTCCACCACTGCGTCATCGCGACGTCATTTCAACGCCACCGGTGCGATGAGTTTGATGGGATTCGCGTTAAATGCGCTTCTGCAAAACGAGCGAGTCAGCGCTGCGGCGCCGGCAGACGACCCGTTTGCCCGCCCGGAAATGGAGCCCAAGTCGTATGACCTGAAACCGAAGTCGCCCCATTTCGAGCCCCGCGCCAAGGCGATGATCTCGCTGTGGATGCAGGGCGGCCCCAGCCATCTGGATCTGTTTGATCCCAAGCCCGAGCTGCAGAAGATGGACGGGAAGGATTTCGAGGGCGACATCAAGTACGACAACGCGGCGGAGGCCAGTTCCAAACTGATGGCGTCGCCGTGGAAGTTCCACAAGCACGGTGGTTGCGGGATGGAGATCTCGGAGCTGCTGCCCGGCTTGGGCGAAGTGGTCGACGACATCACCCTGATCCGGTCGATGCACACCGGCGTCAACAACCACGGCCAGTCGATTCAAGCGATGCAGAACGGACGTATCGTGACCGGTCGACCCACGGTGGGAAGCTGGCTGACGTATGGGCTGGGCTGCGAAACCGAAAACCTGCCCGCCTACGTCGCACTCATCGATCCAGGCCAGTTGCCGGTGATGGGGGTGGAGAATTGGACCAATGGTTTTCTGCCCTCCATCTATCAAGGGACGGTCATCCGCCCGCAAGCCCCGCGTATCCTGAACCTCGATCCGCCCCAGTACTTAAAGGGTGCCGCACAAACAGAAGCGCTCCACTATCTGGAAGAACTCAACCGCGAGCACCTTGCCCGCCGCGCCGGGTACCACGATCTCGAAGCGAGGATCGCCAGTTACGAACTGGCGGCGAACATGCAACTGGCGGCCAAAGAAGCGGTCGACTTCAGTACCGAGACGCAAGCGACGCTAAACATGTATGGGTTGGAGAACCCCGAGACGAAGGAGTTTGGAGCGAGGTGTCTGATCGCGCGGCGGTTGATCGAGCGGGGCGTCCGCTTTGCACAGATCTTTACCGAAAACCAACGCTGGGATCATCATGGCAGCATCGTCAGCAAGCTGCCCACGGCTTGCAAGAAGGTCGATGTGCCGTCGGCCGCGCTCGTCAAGGATCTGAAGCAACGCGGAATGCTCGATTCCACCATCGTGCATTGGGGAGGCGAAATGGGCCGCTTGCCCGTCATTGAAAACAATTCCGGTCCCTCGCGAGTCGGTCGCGATCACAATACGTATGGCTTCAGTATGTGGGTCGCCGGAGGCGGTTTCCGGCGCGGCCACGTTTACGGCGCAACGGACGAACTGGGACACAAGGCGGTCGAGGACGTGGTCAACCACTTCGATTACCATGCCACCTTGTTGCACCTGTTCGGGCTCGACGCCGAACGATTTCACTATGATTCCAACAACCGATCCCTGTCATTGCTGGACAATCAAGGCGGACGGGTGATCACGGGGCTGTTGGCGTAA
- a CDS encoding DUF1549 domain-containing protein: MTRSRVIVIIGIVIGSMANHSHTLRASDPLHVQIDALVSTHSEFKAPAAITDDASFLRRVTLDLAGTIPTANDVREFLADSAPDKRIKLVDHLLGSPQYARRMQYVFDTLLMERRPNKHVTAEQWQAYLRESFLQNKSWRQLSQELLSADGTDEQTRAAARFLLDRELNVDQVTRDIGRIFLGRDLECAQCHDHPAIDDYLQRHYYGLAAFIKRSYLVQDPKTKKTSIGEKAEGDVQFTSVFTSETDQTAPRMLDAPPIVDPPPGEPLYKVKPAKNVRSVPVYSRRLQLAKSLTDDANQAFRENIANRMWALMMGRGLVDPVDMWHAQNPPSHPKLLNLLADSLLEHDYDLRYLLRELALTDTYQRSSRQDTPDHAPSSSRPTDFSVALLKPLSPEQLALSMMRATGVAEQQLAVAISKQEKTDDPQLAVDPIWQEEALNKALASDTKAFVKIFGVEGVQNAAFDASADQALFLRNGALVQRWVTQKNGLSDRLNALDHHAVAEELYVSVFSRLPDADETSFVNEVLDATTDRKADLQQLVWAALVSTEFRFNH, encoded by the coding sequence GCCAGCGACCCGCTGCATGTCCAGATCGATGCCCTGGTTTCGACGCATTCCGAATTCAAAGCGCCGGCCGCGATCACCGACGACGCGTCGTTTCTGCGACGTGTCACTTTAGATCTGGCGGGCACCATTCCGACCGCCAATGACGTGCGTGAGTTTCTCGCGGATTCGGCACCCGACAAGCGAATCAAACTGGTCGACCACCTGCTCGGTTCGCCGCAATACGCGCGGCGGATGCAATACGTGTTCGACACCCTGTTGATGGAACGCCGACCGAATAAACACGTCACCGCCGAGCAATGGCAGGCGTATCTGAGGGAGTCGTTCTTGCAAAACAAGTCCTGGCGTCAGCTTTCTCAGGAATTGTTGTCGGCCGATGGAACGGACGAACAAACGCGTGCCGCCGCCAGATTTCTGCTGGATCGCGAATTGAATGTCGACCAGGTCACACGCGACATCGGACGCATCTTCTTGGGCAGGGATCTGGAGTGTGCCCAATGCCATGACCATCCGGCGATCGATGACTACCTGCAGCGTCATTACTACGGACTGGCCGCGTTCATCAAACGGAGCTATCTGGTTCAAGATCCCAAGACAAAGAAAACGTCGATCGGTGAAAAAGCAGAAGGCGATGTCCAGTTCACATCCGTGTTCACATCAGAAACGGACCAGACGGCGCCGCGAATGTTGGACGCACCTCCCATCGTCGACCCGCCTCCGGGCGAACCGCTCTACAAGGTCAAACCCGCGAAAAACGTGCGATCGGTTCCGGTCTACAGCCGACGTCTCCAGCTCGCCAAATCATTGACGGACGACGCCAACCAAGCGTTTCGAGAAAACATCGCAAACCGAATGTGGGCGTTGATGATGGGGCGTGGCCTCGTTGATCCGGTGGACATGTGGCATGCCCAAAATCCGCCGTCCCATCCAAAACTGCTCAATCTGCTCGCCGATTCGCTGTTGGAACACGACTATGATCTGCGGTACTTGCTTCGCGAACTCGCTCTGACGGACACCTATCAACGCAGCAGCAGACAGGACACGCCGGATCATGCCCCAAGCTCCAGCCGTCCAACTGATTTCTCGGTGGCGTTGCTCAAACCGCTTTCGCCGGAGCAACTGGCATTGTCGATGATGCGTGCGACCGGCGTTGCCGAGCAGCAGTTGGCCGTCGCGATCTCCAAGCAAGAAAAGACCGACGATCCACAGTTGGCGGTCGATCCGATCTGGCAGGAAGAAGCACTGAACAAGGCGTTGGCAAGTGACACGAAGGCGTTTGTCAAGATCTTTGGAGTTGAGGGAGTTCAGAACGCAGCCTTTGACGCGTCGGCAGATCAGGCCCTGTTTCTTCGCAACGGCGCGTTGGTTCAACGTTGGGTGACGCAAAAGAACGGGCTGTCGGATCGCCTGAATGCGCTCGATCACCATGCGGTTGCCGAAGAGCTTTACGTGTCGGTTTTCTCGCGACTTCCCGACGCGGATGAAACCTCGTTTGTCAACGAAGTGCTCGACGCGACCACCGACCGCAAAGCGGATCTCCAGCAATTGGTATGGGCAGCGCTCGTTTCCACCGAGTTTCGATTCAACCACTAA